CGAGCTCCGGTTCGCGGTTCCTTCTCTCGAGGAACTCGAAGCCATCCATGACCGGCATCTTGAGATCGAGGAGGACCAGGCAGGGGCGAGGAGCGTCCGCCAGACGCCGGAGGCCCTCGGCGCCGTCGGCCGCCGTGGCGACCTCGGCCCCTTCGGCCTTCAGTATTTCCTCGAGCACTTCGCGGATCTCCGCGTTGTCCTCCACGATCAGCACCGGATTCACCCTGGCCTCCCTTCGCGGCAAGGCCGGTCGCACGAACCGTCCGCTGGACGGAACTGCAGGATGGGTGCCATGGAAAACTTCGCCGAATATCGAACGGATTTCCGGGGAAT
The nucleotide sequence above comes from Thermoanaerobaculia bacterium. Encoded proteins:
- a CDS encoding response regulator, with product MNPVLIVEDNAEIREVLEEILKAEGAEVATAADGAEGLRRLADAPRPCLVLLDLKMPVMDGFEFLERRNREPELAKIPVIMLTGTAELAGREKELNVQGFVRKPFDPAVLMTLVREHCD